ATTCTGGTGACCTTGTGGTCTTGGCCGCTTTTGGAAGCGGTTTCACTTGGGGTAGCGCCATAATTAGATGGTAAATAAAAACCCGTGACACTGTCACGGGTTCCTTAAAATTGAAATTCTACACTTAAAAACCAACCAATCTAAGCTTAGAGAATACCAATCTTATTTAAATAGACTCTTATTTTGCTTAAATGTTACGTTACAGTTTGGCTTTAACGCAAACTTAACTGAAACGTCCAGAATTTATACTGCTTTAAAAAACGAAACCCGAGCATCCGCTCGGGTTTCTGCGCTGATAGGCTATACTAAACACTAACCATTAACTATAAATATATAGCGTTATCAACATCTTTAAATTATTTACTATTTAGACTTTACTTTTCCTTACTTTTAATAGTCTACTAAGAGACGAAATTTTTTGTAAATAGTTACAAATTACACAAAGTTTAACACGCTGATAACATATGAAACAAACACTCGTTTTCGGAGCTTCTTTAAAATCAGAGCGTTACAGCAATATTGCTGTAAAAAGATTGGTAAATAAAGGAATCCAAACCGAAGCTTTTGGTTTAAGAAGTGGTAATATCGGGGGAGTTCAAGTTAATACCAATTTAGATAAATTCCAAGATATTCATACAATAACGTTGTATTTGAATCCACAGCGACAAAAGCAATATTATAAGGACATTCTGGCATTGCATCCCAAGCGCGTAATTTTTAATCCTGGAACGGAGAACCCTGAATTTTATAAACTATTGAAAGAAAGTAACATAGAGGTAGAAGTGGCCTGTACATTAGTTTTGCTGGCCACCGGTCAATACTAAGAATTAGTCAAAGCTGTTCCAGCTGTTTTTTTCCGAATGAACCATAGGCCAATAAATGTAAGCAAACCGTTAATGGGCAAAAGTTCGTATCCAAAGACATAACCGCCCAAATTCTCTGCCGGAATTTTTCCAAGAATAACTATAACAACGACCGATAATAAGGCCACCAACCAGACGTAGTTATCCTTAACCTGGTAATTCGTAAAAATGCCAAAGGAAAAAAGTCCCAATAAGGGCCCGTAAGTGTAAGAAGCCACTGTAAGCAGACCATCTATTACGTTTCGGTCCAATATATATTTGAAGGAAACGACGACCAAAATGAGCAGTATGCTCATTCCAACATGAGTTTTTCTCCTCGTGGCCTTAGCCTCCTTTTCAGATTTCTTTTCAGTGCCTAAGAAATCTACGCAGAAAGAAGTGGTCAGTGAAGTTAGGGCACTATCGGCGCTGCTATATGCCGCTGCAATTAAACCCAACATAAATGTTATGGCTACGGTTATTCCTAGTCCACTGTTCAAGGCAATTTCCGGAAAGAGTAAGTCGGACTTTGGGGCTCCGTCCATTAAAGGAATTGCTATCTGAAATTTTTCGGCGTAAATGAACAATAGGGCACCTAACAACATAAAAACAAAGGTTACCAAAACGAGTACTACACTAAAAGAAACCATATTTTTCTGTGCATCCTTTAGGTTTTTACACGTAAGGTTCTTTTGCATCATATCTTGGTCTAATCCTGTCATACAAATGGTGACGAACATTCCTCCCAAAAATGATTTTATCAAATGGTTTTTAGCAAAGAAATTATCCGTAAAAATGGTTTTACTATAGGCAGATAACTCTTGAGACATCAGAAAATCTGAAAAACTCCATTCTAATTTGTTCAAGATAAAATAGATAGATAACCCTACCGAGACAAGCATGAACAAGGTCTGCAACGTATCGGTCCATACTATAGTTTTTATACCACCCTTAAAAGTGTATATCCAAATTAAAAGAATGGAAAGTGTTACGGTAATTTCAAACGGAACGTTCCACGAATCGAATACGAACTGCTGTAAAACGATTGCTACTAGGAATAGTCTAAATGCGGCTCCCAAAACTCTGGAGATAAAGAATGAAATGGCACCTACTTTATAACTCACAAAACCGAATCTGTTGTCCAAGTATTCGTAAATGGAGGTAACGTTCTGTCGGTAATATATGGGTAATAGCACGTATGCGGTAATAAGGTAGCCCAAGAAATATCCGAAGACCACCTGCATGTAGCTAAATTGTGAAGCATCTACCCAACCAGGAACCGAGATAAAGGTAACACCGGATAGGGAGGCACCTACCATTCCAAATGCGACTAGATACCAAGGTGATTGTTTTCCCGCTTTAAAAAAATCTTCGTTGGAATCATTTTTTCCCGTAAAATATGATATCAGAAGTAATAGAATAAAATAACCACCGATTAAAAGCAATATATGGGAAGCGTTCATTGGAAATAATTTACGGGCAAAGTACAAAAAGTAAAAATAGTGCGTAATTTTACGAGAAAATTCAGTGAATGGAATTTTCTTCAAAATTATTGGAAAATGCCGTATACGAAATGTCGCAACTACCAGGTATCGGTAAGCGAACGGCACTTCGTTTGGTCCTCCATTTATTAAAACAAT
This genomic window from Maribacter sp. MJ134 contains:
- a CDS encoding CoA-binding protein, giving the protein MKQTLVFGASLKSERYSNIAVKRLVNKGIQTEAFGLRSGNIGGVQVNTNLDKFQDIHTITLYLNPQRQKQYYKDILALHPKRVIFNPGTENPEFYKLLKESNIEVEVACTLVLLATGQY
- a CDS encoding sodium:solute symporter — its product is MNASHILLLIGGYFILLLLISYFTGKNDSNEDFFKAGKQSPWYLVAFGMVGASLSGVTFISVPGWVDASQFSYMQVVFGYFLGYLITAYVLLPIYYRQNVTSIYEYLDNRFGFVSYKVGAISFFISRVLGAAFRLFLVAIVLQQFVFDSWNVPFEITVTLSILLIWIYTFKGGIKTIVWTDTLQTLFMLVSVGLSIYFILNKLEWSFSDFLMSQELSAYSKTIFTDNFFAKNHLIKSFLGGMFVTICMTGLDQDMMQKNLTCKNLKDAQKNMVSFSVVLVLVTFVFMLLGALLFIYAEKFQIAIPLMDGAPKSDLLFPEIALNSGLGITVAITFMLGLIAAAYSSADSALTSLTTSFCVDFLGTEKKSEKEAKATRRKTHVGMSILLILVVVSFKYILDRNVIDGLLTVASYTYGPLLGLFSFGIFTNYQVKDNYVWLVALLSVVVIVILGKIPAENLGGYVFGYELLPINGLLTFIGLWFIRKKTAGTALTNS